Part of the Coregonus clupeaformis isolate EN_2021a chromosome 8, ASM2061545v1, whole genome shotgun sequence genome, ggaaatatagctagctacattttcagcgAGTTCAACCTTCGTCGTGTATTTCAAAACACCTTTTCACTCAATCTCAAGATAGATTACTAACTATATAggatggctagctagttagtaagTTTCTTTGGTGGAATAGCCACGTTTAGCTGACGTTGCTAGCTCGTTTGAAAGCTTTATGGCAGTTTGTTTTACACTACAGTAAGATTGAGACGACTTGCAAGTGAATATCTTTTAACATTAGCAAAGTACCTTAAGCAAGGTCGATGTAGTTAGCTAGTTGCTGAAGTAAGTTGATTCAAAGTTACTGGTAGCTAACTAGTAAATTGTTTTATTTCGATAGGACAGAGTTTTGCTACGTCGGTGTCACACCCCCGTTTCAGTGTGAGTGCCATAGGTTTGCTTCGCGAACCCCTCCCCAAAATCCGCTCATGCAACCCCCCCTCGAGAATCTACTCCACCCccatatgttcaaatcaaatattCGCTAAACTAGGAAATAATTATAAAACGGATTCGTAAAGTTACAAAATGTTAGCAAAAGGTTGAATAAAACGTTCAAATGAATTACATCTGTAGAATAAACGGTCAACTGTGTGTGGGAAATCGCAACGACATTATTTGAATCAGCATTTTTCTTGTCGACCCAACCCCCGTACTTTGCCATCAAGCTAAACACTATACTTCATTTGGATAGACAGAACATTTGTCGATGTTTTTTCCAACGTCGTTACAAAGTTGCCTTGATTCGATTGTAACTAACATATGTTCGTTTGAATTAGCTAACTTGCAACATTGTTACTTTCTTTGATGTGCAATTTATACTAAGTAGCAATCTAACTTAAAGTTCCCTGTAGCTGACGACTGTTGCCTGTCTGGCTCATTGCCCTTTAGCTATGTTTCCAAAGTTGATAGCCATCTCGTTACTTTTAGCTAAGATTGCTCTGATAAACTGCCGTTCAACCATCAAGTTTTAGTTAAAACCGTAAATAATGTTTAAATCGGTGTATAATTTTACAATTTCAACATTTCTCACTCTATTCTTGCCATAAGTTCACGTTCTCAATATTTTTCATTTGTTGGTTGATAGATACATTCAGTTGATTTTGTTTCATGAAATGTCTCcaaaatatttagaataatgcaTAGGAAGAGATGTTGAATAGGTCAATGTAAAAATATTAATTGAATTGTTACTAGTGAAAACGAGAGACCACCATATCGAACCTTGCATTTGTAACTGCGTCATAGTTGATGCCACGTACTGTACTTGCCACTGTACAATAAAAATGTCCTTTGCTCCTTTTCAGAACATCATATAGTCCCATTCATTCAACTGCTTTCTAGTATAGATTCATATTGTGTGGAGCAAATCATTCATGTACTTTCAATGTATTTTCTGGTGCTATTTATGGTAAAGAAAAATGTATACATgccaattaataaaaaaataagtaaTACTATAGTGACCCCAAACAAGGCGCCTAGGTTTTGAATAAGCATTTACTTTACTTCACAATATGCCACCGATTTTGCGGAATGACACACCCTGACCCTACCAAATATTTTAATCTAAACTCTATTCATGCATATATAAGGCATGATCTACAATCTGGTGTCTGATCAGTAGTATTTGTAAAGTGAAGATCAGATTCCTGTGTACTATAGCTAAAACATCTGCCATCTTACCAGTATCTTCTAtctagtgcatgtgtgtgtgggtgtcattTTAGCACAAAACCTACAGAAATATACAATCTGAGTCTGCTCAGTCTTTTGATGTCTGCTAATAAACCACAATATAATCAGTCTATCATATGGCACTGCTATGAAACAGGTGTTCTTTCAAATGAAGGTTGATTTAAATGCATAAAACATTCTATAAATGGATGAATATATCTCATATTTTAACATGGCCTAATTTAAGACAGAGAGCATTGCTGTATCATGGCCCATGCACGTTATTCCCCGGTGACTGTCTGAATAGTTGTAGTGTCTTTCTCTGAAGCATCTGTCACAGTACATTTTGTGAGGTTTGTGTGTATCATATTTGAAGCTATTTTCATGTTTGAGTGGATTTTGGTTGTGTGCTTGGCATGCTGAGGGTAGGATTTTATACTTTTTCTGAGGTTGGATATAGTGGCTATTATCCACTTAGCTTACACCCTGTGGCATATACCGGTAGGCTAATAATGATTTTATGTGACTGGATTCATTTGTGCTTGCCAGTTAAATGTGTGGTATTCTTTTAGACTCTaatgcagtgtttcccaaactcggtcctcgggaccccaaggggtgcaggtttttttgtttttgccctagcacaacACAGCTTATTAAAAGTATCCAAGCttaatgattagttgattatttgaatcagctgtgtagtgctagggcaaaaacctggGGCCcagaggacagagtttgggaaacactgctataATGTAATGATTAAGCTTTTGTACTGGGTTGTCTACATTTACCAGAATAACCAGACAGACAGTGCCTATTCAGAGGTAGTTGGGCTTTGCCAAGTCAACTATGAGATGTTTTACTTTAGAATCAGAATTTCAGAATTATGTGTTAAGTCTAAACATTCTATTTATGATGATGGCATTCTAGCTCTTTGTCTTTATTTTCGTATTGTGTGTGCGCGAACGTGTTTGTACATGcactcatttgtgtgtgtgtgtggatggttgAGGCCTTCTGTCCCTGGTAAATCTATCTGTAGATCCAGAACTCAATTTTCTCTACTTTGTGTGCTTGCTCTCTTCCTTCCACTCCTCACACTGAACCCAGTCAAATAATTTAATTGCTGCTTTTCTGTTCGAACGATGATGTTGGCCAGAGACCCCAAAGGGTCGGTGAGACTCGGATatgcaattttttttatttttccccCGCCTGCTCGTCCGTTTCTTCTCTGTTAAATGCGTAATGGAACTGGGTCCAAGCTTGGAAAGTAGTCGTGTCTTATTTTTTTGTTCAGCTCTGGGACATTAATTTGTGGTTTGTGGCTGATGACTTTTTGCTGCGAAAACTCAGAATTGTCGCTGTGGCAAAAAACACCACACAAACTCGCAACAACACTTTCCTTAATTTTtatttccctcgctctctctgtgcTTTTCCGCAGTCTAGCCTGTTCCTTCTTTTGCCCCCCCcctgctctctttctccctgcctTGGCAAGACAACAAAAAATCGAAGCGAGTGGCGGCTGCTGCTGCTTGCACTGGTGCAGCCCAGACTAGACAAACGTACCCTTGCAAATTAATTTTTTCCCGCCGGGTCTTTACCTCCACAAGCCCCAAATTTCACACCCATCACCCCCGATACCTTGACGACCCCCTGATTTTTTTCCTGATTTTTCGCACCCTCCGAAAATGACAATTTTTATTGTAGAAAGTGATTCTGAGGGAAAAAGAGTAACAGCTCCCCTTGCCTTTTTATGCCTACTAAGTTCCCCAAGCCTCCTCACTAGCTTCAGCGTAGAGCCGAGAGAGACTGCACAcaccacacagcacagcacaggagCCTGCCTTGGGGCCTGGTGGAGGTGAATAGGGGGGAGGGCGGGTAACTGTGACTATGGCTTGGGGTGTAGTAGGGGGcatttaattgtatttatttaacctttatccaaaaaagtcccattgaggtcagaaTACCTCTTTTTACAAGGGAGACCTGAGTTTAGGAGGGGGGTGTATGGAGAGACAGGGGGTATTGGGGTACTAGGGGGACAAAAGGTTTTTTGGGCAAATTTTAGGATTTGGTTCAGAAAACCTCCCCATTTAGGAAAGGGAGCCCCCAAAGCTTCtttgacattttttgttgttctTCTTAAATTAGGTTATGTTGTGTTATTCCCCCAAGTGATCATTTCCTTGAgtaatttttgtatttttttcctcattttttaTGTATTTTCTGAGTTATGGGTGAAGTTGAagtttgtgtgtgtagagagagagggtgtagagAGTTCATTGGCCTTCAGAGGTGCATCAATATAAGGAGAAATAGGCTACTACACAAGGTGTGAGCTAGATTTAATTTGAAGAGGGCGTTTAGATTATGTTATTGGCCCCCAACCATTCCCCTTTTTTCCCATTATTTTGAACAAGAACCCAAGGTAAGTGAATCCCTTCTCTTTCGACTTCcttttctcctctctgtttcaggTCTTTTAAAATGGCCTCTGGTTTGAATGGAGAGAGACAAGCCTAGGCCAGAGAGAAAGACTGAAAATGATTTTATACTACCTCATACGTCTGTCGCTCTCCCTGCCTCACattttctcgttctctctcccctaccctccctCACTCTTTCTGTCCCTCTGCAACCACTCTTTCTGCCTCGCTCTTTCTCGTTCGTTCTCTCTCTtgcacccctccctctctccctccacactCATTTTGAATGAGCCTATCtggcaatgagagagagagagagaacaaatgcTTGCTGCCTGAGTTCTGACGTGATCACTGGCTTTTTAAAATCTCTAATAAGCTACTCATAATGTCATCCTGCTTTTCCTGAATGAATAATAATATCAATGTGGTCGTTTGGCACTAGTCTGAAATAGGCTAATAGGCTATGTCATTATCTTCTAGTCTCCATAGTTCTAATTGCATGAATGTTGTGAATTAGTTTGGCATTAATTAATACTGTCTTGGTTTTAGTCTGGCCGTACTAGGACAAATGCTATTTGACAttgaagtgttttttttctcttcCACATTGTAGGGTTAAAGTGGTGGTGATTTTGTTTAAAGTCTTAAAGTATGGCCAATTGGTGTTCATTCGGTTAATATGAATTCATATCAATAGTATATTGGTGAAAAGTTTCATTTCGGTCGACTTTATGCCTTGGAAATCCAACTTTTCTATGTCTAAAAAGTTTAAGCAAGATCAGCCCCTCCTAAAAAACACATATTGTTCTTACTTGACACAACAGCGATCACTTCAATTACGATTCATTTTTTAAATCACTACTTATGTAATAGTTTTTCTAAATTTTTACAGATTTTTTCATATTTTTGCTTCACTGTCTGTTCCTAGACTTTTTTTGTCTCTACTTTTTTTCGACAGATCACAAAACAAATTCCAAAGATGCGGGTGTTAATAAAACTAAAAACCTATTGTAATTTATGTATGAGGTGTCTCTTATCTGTGTTCTGCAACTGGAATCGTGTTCGCTTAGACAGATTTGAGGGCCACATCAGTTCTATTTAAATGGTTAAGTGACTCTTCTGTATCTTGATAACACAAAAAATGTACTGTCGTTCATGTATTACTTGGATCAAATGGATATTCAACTGAACACCTTGTGTGTACGATTAGCCTTATTCGAGGGCCACATCAGTTCTATTTCAACTGCTAGTGCCAAGAACTGACCCCTTGTTGTAGTCACACAGTCAAGAGGTCTCTTGTGCCTCTTCCCCCtattttcatccctctctccctccctctctctgaggggtgtgtgtgtcttgtggtTGCTACATTAgctggagctcaggtgcattgcTGCTCGTGAATGTCAAGGTCACACCTTCTATGGGGGCTCTTTCTCTCTTTTGCCCTCCTTTTCCTctactatttctccctccttttcctctcttctcttttttgTCCCTCCTtttccattctctctccctcttttccctaATTTTCCtttcacaaactcacacacacacccgcacagtcaTGTTTGAAGATAATCTTGTTTTGAAGACGGTGAGGTCCAACAAGTCCCAAACGTTCGATTGGTCTCTGCTGCATATAGGGTGATTATTGTGGTGATGTCTGTAATTTCTATGATTTAGAGTATAATTATATAAATTATTATTAGTTTTAACTGGCCTTTTTTCTGTTCTGTCAAATCTTTTTAAAATGAACTCTCGTATTCCTGTTTTTACTATTGGGATAGAGTTTTAGATGTGGGGAGGTTGTCTTGATGAGAATAACTGACTCCTCATGCTCTATGGTTTAGAATGGGCACTGTTTTCAAAATGGCACAATTtataactattattctacatatcGAGTTAATTGTGTTCTTTTCATCACATAATTTTTGGGAATCTGTTTGGCAATCTGCAGGACATAAGGTCTTTGTTTCAGTGaggtggggtgggtgggggggggtgtaTTGTAGGCAAAGGGGAAATTAACATGTATATTTTATTTAGTAACCAAAAACCATGATAAAATCATCAGAATTATTTTCAATGTATGAGGATGTTGTCCTGATTGGCTCTTTTGTATAAATTTTTCTTCTGCATGTAGCATATCAGTATTCCACCTCTGTAAAACCTAGAAAAAGGGTCAAACAGGCAAAAAGGCAAGGCTTTAAATATTAAGACTATATATTATACAAATAGTGATTTTTTTATTAAGTATATTTTTTACAGACTATGTTTCTAACATTCCGATTTAAAATGTGTATTTGAATAGATACATTTATGCACCTGGTGTATTTTGGTGTAGTTAGTGAACTGTTCAGAaagtgtcctctctctcttcctcaacttctcttctcttttttcATCTTCATCCACCATTTTGTCCACTTGCCCACCGTCCATTTTGTGGTCTCAAATACTTGAAGTATATAAAGTTGTATTATAATTGCAGTTTAATTTAAATTCCTATGAATTACATAGAATTGACTTGGTATTGCATTTGCCAAGAAAATCATTTCACCATCTGTCTCTTATTGTTTTCTTAAGAAAGCATAACTATTGTTCTACTACTCACAACTCATGTTTCTAAAACTCTAGAAGCAATTTGCCACCAGAGTGTAAAAACTACATATCTTTAAAATATGTTATAGGCCTATATGTAATATCTTGGTTTGGTGTTATTGAAAGAAAGTTCTACAAGAATCTCTTGCACTGAAGTATGAGAGAGAGAATCTTGTCAGACTTATGTTAATTATCTGTTTTCTTCTTCATCTCCACAGCTCTATACCATGAAGAAtcctctctctcgccatctctccggGGTACCCTTTAGCAGCACATCATGTTTTGAAGGTATCTAAAAGCAACTCCAAATCATTATGTGCTGCCGCTGGGAGCCCTTGGAATCACGGCAATTCCAAAAGAACAGTTCTGCCATTCCAATTCTGACTATCAATGTTCCATTCCGAAGGAGGACTGTCCTTATCTGCACTTGCAGTTGTCAGTGTTTGTATAACCTGTAATGTTGTCATCTTATCACTTATCACACTGTCATGTTTTCTGCCccttttacagtgccttcagaaagtattcataccccttgacttattccacattttgttgttacagcctgaattaaaaatgaattcaattgattttatcacacatctacacacaataccccataatgacaaagtgaaaacatgtttttagaaattgtagcacaTTTAGTGaacatgaaatacagaaatacgtgttagaatcaccttttgcagcgattacagcagtcagtctttctgggtaagtctctaaaagctttgcacacctggattgtacaaaatttgcacattattcttttaagaAATGTTCTGTCAAAGCTctctcaagttggttgttgatctttactagacagccattttcaagttttgccatagatttccaagccgattgaggtcaaaactgtaactaggccactcaggaacattcaatgtcatcttggtaagcaactccagtatatatttggccttgtgttttaggttattgtcctgctgaaatgtgaatttgtctcccagtgtctgttggaaagaagactgaaccaggttttcctattttccaggttttgcctgtgcttagctctgtttctttttatcaacAAAAGAAAActcccttgccaatgacaagcatgtCAAAACAtgtggcttagttggtagagtatggcacttgcaacgccagggttgtgggttcgattcccacgggggggaccagtacgaaaatatatgcactcactactgtaagtcattctgaataagagcgttcgctaaatgatgtaaatattacatgttttggaatattttttctgtacaggcttccttcttttcactcttgttatttaggttagtactgtggagtaactacaatgttgttgatcattCTCAGTTTtcacctatcacagccattatgcTCTGTAAcggttttaaagtcacaattggcctcacGGTGAAATCCATGAGTGGTTTCCTTtctttccggcaactgagttaggaaggacgcctgtatctttgtagtgactgggtgtatcgcTACACCATtgaaagtgtaatgaataacttaaTGATGCTGAAAGGGATATTGTCTGCTTAAAATGTTTTTTGCCCATCTACCAACAATAGGTGCGCTTCCTTTGCGAAgcattgtaaaacctccctggtctttgtggttgaatctgtgtttgaaattcaccgcTCGACTGGGGGACCTTACATTTAtttagtcattaaaaaatcacaTTAACACAATTATTACACTcggtgagtccatgcaactcgtgacttgttaagcacatttttactcctgaacttatttaggcttgccatagcaaagggtttgaatacttattgactcaagacatttcagcttttcatctttaatttctaaaaacagaattccactttgacattgcatGGACTCCctgtgtgcaataagtgtttaacgtgatttttaatgactacctcatctctgtaccccacacataaaattatctgtaaggccTCTGTCTAGCAGTGAATTTGTGTGTTGGCCAATTTgatacatttttaattcaggctgtaacacaacaaaatgtggaaaaagtaaagtggtgtgaatactttctgaagcttTCGGTTTGTTTCATAGTTACTAGCTTCCTTTGAATATATTACTGCAGGGGAAACATGTTAAAATATGGTGCCATAAAATGACTATAAAGACATAACTTTCAGTTGTTGCAAGCCCTTCATCAGTGTTGACGCCAGTCCAGACGGGCGTCTCATCCTAATGTTGGAGCGAGGCCTTTGGCGTCAGCCAGAGGAGCCTGATGGTCCTGCTGGCCGGCAGTCTGTAGCCAGGCATACTGTAGGAGAGACCAAGGGGTTTTGGTCTGCCTGGTGGTCCTTCCAATGCAGTGACAGAGGCCTGTCAGTCTGCCTGGTGGGCTCTCCAGACTAAGGCCGGGTGGTCGACCTGGCTGGcatcccctctctgtcctctccaagTGTGGCTGTTGGGCTCTCCTTTAGTCAGCATGctggtctcttcctctccccAGTGTGTCTGGCGTTAGCAGCACATCATTACTGGTAGCTGCCCCTTCTCTGGGCTGCCAGTATGGCTTGTGCTGCTCCAGTCAGCCACACACTTGTCTACAATACATCTTATCCACTCCTCAACCTGGAGCTAAAATGGCATCAATTCCTGTGTTCATATTCTGTATTGTGCCACCATTTTTATTTTACTCAGTTAATTTTTATCGGAAGAAGCCCTGTGTTAGTAGTATCACAGTGGCATATTTATGTCATGTGCCTGGCTGTCCCTCATTTTTATGTGTACTATAATTGAGGTTAGAGCTTTGAGCAAGTAACCAAAAGGTAGCTGagcagacaaggtgaaaaatctgtctgtgcgcTAGTGcaaaggcacttaatcctaatttgctccaggggcgccataCTATTATGGCTGACACTAAAACATCACACCACCTATCCGGTGTGTGACAAATCTTACAAGTATTTTTATTACTGTACAGTGTCCACCAGTGTTTTCAATTGTATAAAATCTCATTTCAATAAAGACTACACAATGAGTGGTATGACTCCTGAATGAAAGAATATTACCAACTACAAGTTTATTAAAAAGTCAATTTATTCAACATAATTCAGCAAATCACACAGGTCATTTGATCATTGTCTTTAGAGTAAGCCTCTATACAAAACTACAAATGTTTGTCAGCAACTGACCGAGAAATGTTTTCCCAAAAAAATTACCTTGAAGGATCGTGGGTCATGTttcgaaaaaaataaaataatccatGTTGACACATTTTCATACAGAAAGAAAACTACACTAAACTAATTCCTATCCTTTGATACAATTGAGTGTTCATAGATGTATTATccagtatgatttttaaataCCGGTAGTTTAATTTACTGGTGGGCTCAACACTGGGTTCataactacatgattccgtatacAACAGTTTGCAGTTGCGGCATTGTCAGAGGCATTCGCAGGGCCACCTACCCAGATATCATAGTTGACAAAAACCAAGATAGTGGCAAAATCGACACGCTACAGTCCTTGGCCACGCATCTCTGCCTCACTGCACATTAGCTTTTTGCGTGGTACAAATCAATAATGTATGCAtaaaggcggcaggtagcttagtgggtaagagcgttgtgccaataaccgaaaggtcgctggttctaatccccgagccgactaggtgaaaaatctgtcgatgtgcccttaagcaaggcacttaaccctaattgctcctgtaagtcgctctggataagagtgctaaatgacaaatgtaaatgtaaagaaaaTACCATTATTTACATCCACCAACACATTCCTCATGCAAGAACATTTGCATACCTCATAGGCCCTGACCAAAAgcagggaataaggtgccatttcagatgcacccATAGAGATCTGCCAAAGCAAATCTGAAGGATCTCGGCTGTTGTTCTTAGGAGAGATGTCTGGGCTGCGTCTCAAATTGCACTCTAACCCCTATTTAGTGCATtacatttgaccagggtccatagggctccagtcaaaagtagcgcactatgtaggaaatagggtgctatttgggatgcaaacatCTTCTTAAGGTCAAAGGTGAGAGGTTAACGAGAGAGGAGCGGCAGTTCACTAGAGTTCATGATGAAGCTGGAGTCGAGGTTCAGGTTGTCTGAGGAGCAAAGAAAAACATTTTAGTTGGAAAAATAGTGGAATAATGGATCTTTATCTGGCAAGATTATAGCACTGACTTTTCCACAAACTCAGTTATATCGTATATTTTCTGCAAGATCTAAGTTGATCTAAAAAGTATATATTCTAGATCAATTTAAGGCATGTTTATTTGGACTTTATCTATAcagatttacattacatttttttgtcatttagtagacgctcttatccggagtgCCTTGCTCACGGGCACATAGAAATATTTTTTTACACCTAATGAGCTCGGGGATGCGaaacagcaacctttcagttactggcccaacacttaaccgctaggctacctgctgcccctcaGATATAGTAATAGCTTGGTCTTGAAGACCAGTAATTATTGGTTTCCCCTCATTCGGCCAATAGCAAAGGCTGTGCATTATCACTATCAGTGAATAGTAGTCAAAATAAAAAAACTCTCTCACCCTGATCAAAGTTGAGTTTCTTGGAGTTTGGTCCCTCTAGGTCTACCAGGTCAGAGTTGAAGTCAGAGTCATTCAGAGCACTCAGAGTCACATCTGCTGGAACACATAACACACAGGCAGGAAGAGCTAAgtgtcttttttatttttatcccaTTGTTTCaaatatagacaaaaaaaaaatcactgTTAAACTATTCAATTTGATCTGCAAGGACTTTATTCCACTTGCGTTGCACATATTTTGTTGAAAAACAATCCATTACTATTACACTTTCATAAAATGTCAATATTGAGGTTAAAGAAAAACACTTTATCTTCATTATGTGCCACAAAATGTATTTTAGTAAGTCTGAAGGTGGGACTGATTAGGAAGCATTGCCAAGATGGCAATAACTACCAAATGTATTGATTGATTCCTTCCTTCATCTATCTCCACTCACCTGCGGACTTCTGTTTCTTCATGGTGGGAGGGGCCACAGTAGTCACATTGCCCTGGACACCTGCCTTCATGACGACCTGTGAGGTCGGCACAGCAATGACAGTTGGGGTTGCCGTGGTTGCCATGATAACAGCAGTCTTCTTGACTGTCTTTTTGGGGGAGTCGGTGGAAATGGGCATCCCACTCTCATCATAGAGCTTCCTCTTGACTGTACTTTTAATCTGGACCCTGGGAAGAGGAGAGACGAGGTAGGATTAGGTTAGCGGTGGTGATTCAACCAGTAACCGGTCAACAAATACTTTAAAAAAGCAAACCATCATGAATTGATAGATGTTTAGCACTAGCAGATGGATAGTAAAATATATGTGTGGGTAAATAGATCTGAATGTGATATTTTAGATCTTCTAGTGATGGTTTACCTCATCAGGGCTTGTGTCACTGATAGTCAATCTTCCTATTGCTTTAGAGCTACCTCTGAACACACATCTCATTGAACACGTGAAGTGTTcaatgagagagagatacaatGGGTAAGAGACCAAGACCGGGTGAAGGAGAAAGACTACAATGATAGAGGGCCATTAGGAATGAAAAGAGAAAGACTAAGATGAGGAGGGATCCTTACACAGTGTGCTCCTTGATGACAGAGCTGAGGGAGTTCAGGTCATCAAACCTCACCACGGCCGATCTCAGCTGCTCAACCTCAGTGTCCGTCCACTTAGCTCTGCAACAACACACAGGGCGTTTCAGATCCACTAGTCTACATTGCAGTTGCACTGCacagatctacaaatcaccttgcatcctaAATAACTACCCATTATGATTTTGTTGGTCAGTTGGTGATGCCCTCGAACGCGGCCAGTGACTAAGAGGTTGGACATGGCGTGGGTGGGTGTCGTGTGCTTTCTGGTAATAATGACGCAACAGTGTTTCATCAGAATGTCTTCTTGGCAGGGATATTCAAGAGGGAGCACGTATTAGAGTGCGCTACCAGTGACACAAGCCCAAAAATGACCAAGTAGTGATCAGTAGACTTATAATCAGACTAGACTTGGAACTCTACATAATCGAAACAGATATTTATCTTTATCTGTAActtggtgtgtgtgttctcaccctgTGGGACTGGAGTCAGCCACGGGGTGCAGTTGCATGGTCAGCTCCCCTAGCTTGGTGAAAGCAGCTCCTGCTGCTGAGAAGATCTCCCCAACCTTAGGAATTAAAGCAGAAAACGCCTAAATACCTTTGAATTATCCTATTTTCTTATGAGACAGTAGCTAAGGTTGTTTGaagtacagtatgtacagtgcattcggaaagtattcagaccccgtgactttttccatattctgttacgttacagccttattctaaaattgattaaattgtccccacccccccctctcaatctacacaaaataccccataatgacaaagcaaaaacaggttgagtcatttttgctaatttattaaataaaaaacggaaatatca contains:
- the zgc:92664 gene encoding chromatin complexes subunit BAP18 isoform X2; translated protein: MTSASTKVGEIFSAAGAAFTKLGELTMQLHPVADSSPTGAKWTDTEVEQLRSAVVRFDDLNSLSSVIKEHTVVQIKSTVKRKLYDESGMPISTDSPKKTVKKTAVIMATTATPTVIAVPTSQVVMKAGVQGNVTTVAPPTMKKQKSADVTLSALNDSDFNSDLVDLEGPNSKKLNFDQDNLNLDSSFIMNSSELPLLSR
- the zgc:92664 gene encoding chromatin complexes subunit BAP18 isoform X1 codes for the protein MTSASTKVGEIFSAAGAAFTKLGELTMQLHPVADSSPTGAKWTDTEVEQLRSAVVRFDDLNSLSSVIKEHTVVQIKSTVKRKLYDESGMPISTDSPKKTVKKTAVIMATTATPTVIAVPTSQVVMKAGVQGNVTTVAPPTMKKQKSAADVTLSALNDSDFNSDLVDLEGPNSKKLNFDQDNLNLDSSFIMNSSELPLLSR
- the zgc:92664 gene encoding chromatin complexes subunit BAP18 isoform X3, which encodes MTSASTKVGEIFSAAGAAFTKLGELTMQLHPVADSSPTGVQIKSTVKRKLYDESGMPISTDSPKKTVKKTAVIMATTATPTVIAVPTSQVVMKAGVQGNVTTVAPPTMKKQKSAADVTLSALNDSDFNSDLVDLEGPNSKKLNFDQDNLNLDSSFIMNSSELPLLSR
- the zgc:92664 gene encoding chromatin complexes subunit BAP18 isoform X4, translated to MTSASTKVGEIFSAAGAAFTKLGELTMQLHPVADSSPTGVQIKSTVKRKLYDESGMPISTDSPKKTVKKTAVIMATTATPTVIAVPTSQVVMKAGVQGNVTTVAPPTMKKQKSADVTLSALNDSDFNSDLVDLEGPNSKKLNFDQDNLNLDSSFIMNSSELPLLSR